A window of Acropora muricata isolate sample 2 chromosome 3, ASM3666990v1, whole genome shotgun sequence contains these coding sequences:
- the LOC136911486 gene encoding enoyl-[acyl-carrier-protein] reductase, mitochondrial-like isoform X2 has protein sequence MLAAPINPADINQIQGTYALGTSLPAVGGAEGTAEVAEVGSEVIGFNKGDQVVLRVELGLGSWRRHLVVSENEVLKIPPGLPVDAAATVSANPCTAFRMLKDFEDLQPGDTVIQNGSNSGVGQAVIQIAATRGVNTVNIVRDRPNIDELKSDLNSLGANYVFTEEDLKSSEMKDLIKRIKPPKLALNCVGGKSSMILFRYLEPKGTMVTYGGMSKQPVTVPTGSLIFNDVKVRGFWMSKWNLNHQKDALRVGMLEEVCKMLQNGQLKPPPCTRYSVENFETAISEAIKPFTNTKQLLILND, from the exons ATGTTAGCAGCTCCCATCAACCCTGCTGACATAAATCAGATTCAAG GTACTTATGCATTGGGGACATCACTGCCAGCTGTTGGAGGTGCTGAGGGAACAGCAGAGGTTGCTGAGGTTGGCAGTGAAGTAATAGGTTTCAATAAAGGTGATCAAGTGGTGCTAAGGGTAGAATTAGGCTTAG GTTCCTGGAGAAGACATCTTGTTGTATCAGAAAATGAAGTCTTGAAAATACCACCTGGTTTGCCTGTGGATGCTGCTGCTACAGTTAGTGCCAACCCATGTACAGCATTTAGGATGTTGAAGGATTTCGAAGATCTTCAGCCTG GTGACACTGTTATTCAAAATGGTTCAAACAGCGGAGTTGGACAAGCAGTGATCCAGATTGCTGCAACCAGGGGAGTAAATACTGTTAACATTGTTCGGGACAG ACCGAATATCGATGAGCTGAAAAGTGACCTTAATAGTCTTGGAGCAAACTATGTTTTCACTGAAGAGGATCTGAAAAGTTCAGAGATGAAAGATCTCATAAAG AGAATCAAGCCTCCTAAACTTGCCCTCAACTGTGTCGGTGGAAAGAGCTCGATGATTCTCTTCCGCTACCTGGA GCCTAAAGGAACAATGGTAACGTATGGTGGAATGTCGAAGCAGCCTGTTACAGTACCCACG GGTTCTCTAATATTTAACGACGTCAAAGTAAGAGGATTTTGGATGTCGAAGTGGAATCTTAATCACCAGAAAG ATGCCTTGCGAGTTGGAATGCTTGAGGAGGTGTGCAAAATGCTGCAGAATGGTCAGCTGAAACCACCCCCCTGCACAAGATATTCTGTGGAAAATTTCGAGACAGCAATATCTGAAGCTATCAAGCCATTCACAAACACCAAACAGCTTTTAATACTGAACGATTGA
- the LOC136911486 gene encoding enoyl-[acyl-carrier-protein] reductase, mitochondrial-like isoform X1, producing MAAVLVRSSLFRPKARQSTSVNLLSRSFNTKSESLVYDEHGDPEKVVRLQKKETNNFGPRSLLLHMLAAPINPADINQIQGTYALGTSLPAVGGAEGTAEVAEVGSEVIGFNKGDQVVLRVELGLGSWRRHLVVSENEVLKIPPGLPVDAAATVSANPCTAFRMLKDFEDLQPGDTVIQNGSNSGVGQAVIQIAATRGVNTVNIVRDRPNIDELKSDLNSLGANYVFTEEDLKSSEMKDLIKRIKPPKLALNCVGGKSSMILFRYLEPKGTMVTYGGMSKQPVTVPTGSLIFNDVKVRGFWMSKWNLNHQKDALRVGMLEEVCKMLQNGQLKPPPCTRYSVENFETAISEAIKPFTNTKQLLILND from the exons ATGGCTGCGGTTTTGGTGAGGAGTAGTCTCTTTCGACCGAAGGCAAGACAAAGTACATCTGTAAACTTACTTTCTCGATCATTTAACACAAAATCAGAATCATTAGTATACGACGAGCATGGTGACCCGGAGAAAGTTGTTAG AttacagaaaaaagaaacaaacaacttTGGGCCAAGGTCCCTGTTGTTGCACATGTTAGCAGCTCCCATCAACCCTGCTGACATAAATCAGATTCAAG GTACTTATGCATTGGGGACATCACTGCCAGCTGTTGGAGGTGCTGAGGGAACAGCAGAGGTTGCTGAGGTTGGCAGTGAAGTAATAGGTTTCAATAAAGGTGATCAAGTGGTGCTAAGGGTAGAATTAGGCTTAG GTTCCTGGAGAAGACATCTTGTTGTATCAGAAAATGAAGTCTTGAAAATACCACCTGGTTTGCCTGTGGATGCTGCTGCTACAGTTAGTGCCAACCCATGTACAGCATTTAGGATGTTGAAGGATTTCGAAGATCTTCAGCCTG GTGACACTGTTATTCAAAATGGTTCAAACAGCGGAGTTGGACAAGCAGTGATCCAGATTGCTGCAACCAGGGGAGTAAATACTGTTAACATTGTTCGGGACAG ACCGAATATCGATGAGCTGAAAAGTGACCTTAATAGTCTTGGAGCAAACTATGTTTTCACTGAAGAGGATCTGAAAAGTTCAGAGATGAAAGATCTCATAAAG AGAATCAAGCCTCCTAAACTTGCCCTCAACTGTGTCGGTGGAAAGAGCTCGATGATTCTCTTCCGCTACCTGGA GCCTAAAGGAACAATGGTAACGTATGGTGGAATGTCGAAGCAGCCTGTTACAGTACCCACG GGTTCTCTAATATTTAACGACGTCAAAGTAAGAGGATTTTGGATGTCGAAGTGGAATCTTAATCACCAGAAAG ATGCCTTGCGAGTTGGAATGCTTGAGGAGGTGTGCAAAATGCTGCAGAATGGTCAGCTGAAACCACCCCCCTGCACAAGATATTCTGTGGAAAATTTCGAGACAGCAATATCTGAAGCTATCAAGCCATTCACAAACACCAAACAGCTTTTAATACTGAACGATTGA